CATCAGGATGCCTCCGGTTACCCGGATGTGGACGTATCCCTGACGACGAGGGAGCTGGCCCGGATGATCCGGACCGCAGGCATTGATTTTGCCAACCTTCCTGACGGCACCTTCGATCATCCGCTGGGAGAATCCACCGGTGCCGGTGTCATCTTCGGCGCTACCGGCGGTGTGATGGAAGCAGCGCTTCGTACCGCAGTGGAGACCCTTTCCGGTGAAGAACTGACCCACCTGGAATTCCAGGCGGTGCGGGGAACGGAAGGCATCAAGGAAGCCGAGTATGGTGCAGCCGGAAGAAAGATCCGCGTGGCAGTGGCCTCCGGTCTTTCCCATGCGAAGATCTTGCTGGATCGGGTGAAAAACAAAGAAGCCGAATACGATTTCATCGAGATCATGGGATGCCCCGGCGGCTGTGTCAACGGCGGCGGACAGCCCTTCGTATCTCCCACAGAGCGAGAACATGTGGACGTCCGGGGCCTGCGGGCAAAAGCCCTCTATACGCTGGATGCCAACATGCCGGTGCGCAAATCCCATGAGAATCCTTCGGTGAAGACCCTTTATCGGGAATATCTGGGAACGCCGGGCAGCATGATTTCCCACAAGCTGTTACATACGACTTATACACCGGGGGAAGTTCACCGGTTGAAATAAGAAGGGAGCACTTTTTATGAAGCAGTTAGAAGAAATGACCCATGAGAGAAAAGTACCGATCGGCATTTCTGCCAGACATGTGCATCTGTCAGAACAGGATTTGGAGGTACTGTTTGGCAAGGGAGCGAAGCTCACACCCTACAAGCCCCTAAGCCAGCCCGGACAGTTTGCTTCTGTAGAATGTGTGGATATCATCACCTCCAGGGGCATGCTCCGGGGCGTGCGGATCCTGGGGCCGGTGCGAAAGGAAACCCAGGTGGAGATATCCAAGACGGACTGCTACACCCTGGGCATTGATGCACCGGTGCGGGCGTCCGGGGATATTGAAGGGACGCCGGGGGCGATCCTGCGGGGGCCGGAAG
Above is a window of Oscillospiraceae bacterium NTUH-002-81 DNA encoding:
- a CDS encoding phosphate propanoyltransferase; protein product: MKQLEEMTHERKVPIGISARHVHLSEQDLEVLFGKGAKLTPYKPLSQPGQFASVECVDIITSRGMLRGVRILGPVRKETQVEISKTDCYTLGIDAPVRASGDIEGTPGAILRGPEGILQIPKGVIIPDRHIHMTPEDAAQYGVKNGDRVHVLVEGERGGILDRVLIRVSETSRLDFHVDTDDANAFDLHQGQWVRIFKSNPYEK